AGTTCACCGTCCCGCCCGTCGCGGTCGCGGTGGCGCAGCCGGAGGGGGTGAAGGCGGTGGAGGCATTCGCCGCGAGCTGGGTGGCCGCGGTGCCCGGGTCGACCATGGCCTGCACCGTGCCGATGGCGTAGTACCAATAGCTGTAGACAGGGTCGACCCAGGCGTAGCTCCAGGCCGCGTCATAAGCCCCGTAGTACGGATCGTAATAGACGTCGTCGTAGTAGTACGGGTCGTAGGTGCTGGTGCAGCCCATGCTTGCGCCCAGCGACAGGAACAACAGCGCCGCCTTCATCCGTTTCATCCGCCGCCCCCTTGCGTGCGTTCTTCTGACCGGACCCAAGGTGGGACCCGGTGGTGGGCGGGTGTACTGACCCGCGGACCGGCACGACTGCGAGGTACCGGTCCGCTGGCTCACCTGTCAGTCCGGGCTCTGGAGCGCCCCTCCTGACTTGCGCAGGGCGTTGAACAGCCTTTCGCGGTCCAGTCGCGCCCGGGCGAAAGCCTTTGGCACGAAGAGCTCCTGGAGGGATGCGTCCGTGGCGTCGAAGTCCCCCGAGGCGAAGTGATGCCTTGCCTTCACCCGGGCCTGCACGTCGTGGTCATCCGCGATGAGCGCCTCGGCCTTCAGCACGCCGCCGACCCGGAGCGCCGCGTCGTTGCCGTGCCCCCAGACGACCTGGGCCTCCAGGTCCTGGCCCACGATCAGCTCCCCATCCGTGTCCACGCCACTGGCGCGCAGCGAGCCGCCCACCACGAGCAGGCCTTCAGGCCCTGCGTTGCTCAGCACGCCCTCCACCGTGAGGTTCCCTGTCACCAATAGGGGCCTGTCCACGTGGACGTCGCCCTTCACCACCAGGTCTCCACGCACGAAGCGCGGCCGCTTGGAGAGGGCAGGCGCCTTCGCTTCGCCCGGGAGCACCTCCCGGGCGAGCTCCACCAGGGCCATGGCCGTCCACGGATGCATGCCTTGCATCGCCGCCGCGAGCGCGTCCCATGACGTGGCACCCTCCAGCGCGAGCTGATCCAGGACCTGCTCGACGGCGTCCACGTCCTGGTCTTCGTAGTACCAGGCCTTGAGCAATGCCTTCCGCTTGCGAGCCAGCGCGTCCAGCATCGGCTGCACGTCCAGCGCCCCTCTCTTTCCCGAGGGCGCCCTGGCCCCCATGAGCCGGGCGAGGTGCGGGTTGCCGTGCTCCAGCGCCTCCTTCACGGGCGTCTGTCCCGCCGCGTTCTTGCGAGCCACATCCGCTCCTGCCTGGAGCAGGACCTCGATGACGGGCCCGCGCTCCTTGACGCGTGCGTGCTGGTGCAGCGGCGTCCAGTCCTTGCCCGCGTTGGGGTTGGCGCCCGCGTCGATGAGCGCTCGCGCCACGTCCGCCCGCCGCGCGTTGCAGAGCGCCGTGCGCCCCGCGTTGTCGAGCGCGTCCACGGGAACGCCGCCCTTCGCCAGCAGGGCGATGCAGGCCGTGCTGCCGTGCTCGGCCGCCGCGTGCAGGGGCGTGGCCTTCGCGGCATCGGTCGCGTCCACGGGAGCGCCCAGCCGCAGGAGTTCCTTCACCAGCGATGCGTCGTCCACCATCGCGGCCAGGTGGAGGACCCCGCGCTTGTTCTTGTCCCGGACCTCCAGGTCGGCGCCCAGTGCAACCAGGGCCAGCACCCGGCCCGTGCGCCAGTCCCCTTCGAAGCCAGGGCCGAAGAAGGGAGACGCGTCGAGCCCCGCCGCCTGCAGGAGCCCCTCGTCCAGGGCCTTGGCCTTTCGCGCCGGAGGACGCGACGCGGGCTTCTGCTTCCGGAGCCACGCGTGGAAGCCTTCGTCGGAGAAGACACCCTCCAGCCCCTGGAAGGCGAACGGATCCTCGTTGCCCTCGTCGTCGAGGGCGCGCGGATCGGGAGCCGCTTCCACCCGGGCGAGCAGCTTCCGGTAGCCCTGTGCCGGGGGGCCCCGCCGCAGCGCGTGCCACGCTTCCAGCCCCCGGCGTGCGGAGGCGTGGTCCGCGAGGTCGCGCAGGGCTTCGGCCTCCACCAGCGCGGCCTCCGCCTGTTCGAGCTGCGCGTCCGTCGGCTTGCGCCGCACCAGGTCATCGGCCCACTGGCTCAGCGCCAGCGCGCGCGCCTTCTGCCCGGTCGACAGCTCTCCGCCGGGCTTCGTCCCGCGGGTCAGCTCGAGGACGCGGTCGCGAACCCGCCAATGCTCGGCCTTCACCTCGCGCTCCCAGCGGTGGGGCTCCCCGCGCCGCGTCGGATCCAGGGCCCAGTTGAGCGAGTGCAGCGCCAGCAGGTGCGCTGGATCCGCCTCCACGATTTCACGCAGGAGCGGGATGGCCTGGTCCAACTGGGGCGGCATCTCGTCCAGCAACGCGTCCGCCTTCTTCATCAGCGCGGCGGTGTCGGGCTTCCTGGGCGTCTTGGCGCGTGGCATGGCAGGGGACCTTGCCAGGAGGCACGTGGGGTTGCCCGGGCAAACAGCGGCGCCGCACGACAAGGCCCCGGTAGTCCCTGCCGCCACCAGCTCCAGCGTCTCGGGCGGAAGGTTGCGGCCCAGCTTCTCCGTACCGGCCATTCATCCTCCAGAAGGCCGGGGCCACGCGCGGCGTGTTCAACTACCTCAGCGCGGCGCCGCGCTGAGCGTGGCGGACGGATGACTGGCGGGGGGCCATGCAGGCACTCCGGTCCAGGTGGATGACGGCCGCCGCCGGCCACACCCTCCGTGCATGGGGAACTCCATGCACGTCATCCTTGGCGCCACCGGCCATATCGGATCCGAACTGTCCCGGCTCCTCCTGGCGCGGGGGGAGTCCGTCACGGTCGTGTCCCGGAGCGAGGACAAGCTCCAGCCGTTCAAGAGGGCGGGGGCGGACGTGGCGCCGGTCGACGTGCGGGACGTCAAGGCGCTGCGGGCCGTGCTCAAGCGGGGCCAGCGGCTCTTCCTGCTCAACCCGCCCGCGCCGCCCACGTCCGATACGGACCGCGAGGAGCGGGCCAGCCTGGGGGCCATCCTCGAGGCGCTCGAAGGCGTGGAGCTGGAGCGCATCGTCGCGGCCTCCACGTTCGGTGCTCAGGCGGGCGAGCACCTCGGGGACCTGGGCGTGCTTCACGAAATGGAGCAGGCCCTGGCGCGCCAGGAGGTGCCGGTGAGCATCGTCCGCGGCGCCTACTACTTCACCAACTGGGACATGGCGCTCCAGTCCGCGGCGGAAGAGGGCGTGGTGCAGACGTTCTTCCCGCCCGACTTCCGCCTGCCCATGGTGGCGCCCCGGGACCTGGCGGTGGTCGCCGCGGCCCTGTTGACCGTGCCGGAGGCACGCCCAGGCCTCTTCCAGGTGGAGGGGCCGCGGCGCTATTCCCCGGCCGACGTGGCCACGGCCTGCGCCGAGGCGTTGGGCCGGCCCGTCACGGTGGAGTCCGTGCCGCGTGCGCGGTGGGTGGAGACCTTCCGCGGCCTGGGCTTCTCACCCATGGCCGCGGAGTCCTACGCGCGCATGACGGCGGCCACCGTCGACGGCACCTTCCCGGAGCCGGGCAGTACGCTGCACGGCAGGACGGCGCTTGAGGACTACGTCGCCGAACGGTGCTCAGGGGCTCCAGCGAGCCCGGCGCACCAGCCATGAGCTGCCGCCGCGCCCATCCCGCACCACGGCCCAGAACGTCACCTCCTGGGCCGCCGCGCCTTCCGCCGGCTCCCACTCCACGCGGTGGCGCCCCTGCTGGCCACCGAAGTCCGCGCCGCCCGTCTCCGACAGGTTGAACTCCCCCAGCGTGGTGTACCAGGCGATCTCCCACGCCTCCTTGAGGTTCACGGCCTGCAACCGCAGGCCCGGGACCACGTAGGCCTCCTCCCGGTCCGACACGTCCTCGGACGTCATCACGAAGGGCCCGGGGCCGCTCAGCTCCAGGGGCTCACCCTCCGGCCAGGGCACGTCGTCCACCCGCAGGCCCGGAAGCACGGGCTGCACGTTGGCCGTCATGCCCTCCACCACGGGGCACCAGAAGACCATCAGCTTCTGCGCGTAGACCTCTTCATCGCCCGCG
This DNA window, taken from Corallococcus coralloides DSM 2259, encodes the following:
- a CDS encoding ankyrin repeat domain-containing protein; protein product: MPRAKTPRKPDTAALMKKADALLDEMPPQLDQAIPLLREIVEADPAHLLALHSLNWALDPTRRGEPHRWEREVKAEHWRVRDRVLELTRGTKPGGELSTGQKARALALSQWADDLVRRKPTDAQLEQAEAALVEAEALRDLADHASARRGLEAWHALRRGPPAQGYRKLLARVEAAPDPRALDDEGNEDPFAFQGLEGVFSDEGFHAWLRKQKPASRPPARKAKALDEGLLQAAGLDASPFFGPGFEGDWRTGRVLALVALGADLEVRDKNKRGVLHLAAMVDDASLVKELLRLGAPVDATDAAKATPLHAAAEHGSTACIALLAKGGVPVDALDNAGRTALCNARRADVARALIDAGANPNAGKDWTPLHQHARVKERGPVIEVLLQAGADVARKNAAGQTPVKEALEHGNPHLARLMGARAPSGKRGALDVQPMLDALARKRKALLKAWYYEDQDVDAVEQVLDQLALEGATSWDALAAAMQGMHPWTAMALVELAREVLPGEAKAPALSKRPRFVRGDLVVKGDVHVDRPLLVTGNLTVEGVLSNAGPEGLLVVGGSLRASGVDTDGELIVGQDLEAQVVWGHGNDAALRVGGVLKAEALIADDHDVQARVKARHHFASGDFDATDASLQELFVPKAFARARLDRERLFNALRKSGGALQSPD
- a CDS encoding NAD(P)H-binding protein, whose product is MHVILGATGHIGSELSRLLLARGESVTVVSRSEDKLQPFKRAGADVAPVDVRDVKALRAVLKRGQRLFLLNPPAPPTSDTDREERASLGAILEALEGVELERIVAASTFGAQAGEHLGDLGVLHEMEQALARQEVPVSIVRGAYYFTNWDMALQSAAEEGVVQTFFPPDFRLPMVAPRDLAVVAAALLTVPEARPGLFQVEGPRRYSPADVATACAEALGRPVTVESVPRARWVETFRGLGFSPMAAESYARMTAATVDGTFPEPGSTLHGRTALEDYVAERCSGAPASPAHQP